The Candidatus Binatia bacterium genome includes the window GTGCTGGTCGAGGTGGAATCGGAGCCGGGCGATGGCCTGTTCGCGTCGAGACCGGTCGCTGCGCGCGGTCGCCCGTTCGATGCAGTCGGCTCGTCCATGTCGTCCTACCTTTCTGGGCGCCGTCGGCTGGGTACGTCCGTACGCGGCGCTCCTACTGGGTAGGCGTGACGAGGGAGCGAACACGGGCCGTTCGTTTTGAGCGAACAGCCTTTCTCAAAGCGAGGCAGGGGCGGTGTCCAACCTGGAAACTGCCCCGTCCCAAGCGAGTGGGGGCGAAAATCTCTAGTATTTTCGCGGAGATGCTACGGAGTGATCAGAGTCGCCAGCGAGTCTGCCTTTGCTCGCCGTAGTCTCCTACCGGACCTTCCAACACACTTTTGGGCTGCGCTAGCCCGAGACGGCTTCGCGCCAAGAGCAGGCGAACGGTCTCCTCTACCCGCAGAGCCCAAGTCCGTTCTCCCGATGGTTTGCCTGCGGTTCCCGGCCCCACTGCTCCCACTGGACGGGCTACCGCCTTTCTTACAAGGAAGCCTGGGGCCGACCGCTACCCTGGCCCTAGAGCGGGGCGGCAGGCAGGCTGGCGCAAGCCCACTCCATCTAGTCGCCCGGCACGATCAGTCTTGACCAGGCTATGGCCCCCGACAACTCTCAACTTTCCGTCAATCAAGGCTTTTCGCCACCAACGAACGAGTAGCCCGCTGGGGCTCGGCCTAGGAGAAGCATTGGCTCCAATCTGCGGCGGTGCGTGAGCACGCGCCTCGCAGATGATTCCGCTTGACCACACGGCGCGTGGCCGCCGCCGCGCAGGCCCTCGAGATTTTGTCATGCAGACACTTCCGCTCTTGCTGGCGCTGATTAGGTCTTGACGACGGATGCGGAAACGATCCATTTCAACCATCGCCGACATGCTAGCTGCGACCCCGATCCGAGATTCAGCCGCACCGGGGAATGTCTGCGACGCTCCTGCGGCAATCCGCTCTCCGACGACGACTCCTCGGAGGAGAGTTTCTCTCGCGATCTCATCTCTCTCGCACTCTCCCACAAAGGGTTTGATCACGCGTTGTGGGCTCAAATCCACCGCAACGTCCGCCCACAATCACAGCGGACCTCAGAGTCGTGCAGATCGCTCGCGCGAGCGATCCGAGAGAAGTGTCGTCGTCGATTATGCCGATCGCGCGTACCACCGCGATCTGACGGTCGCTCGGCAATCGTTCCGGCGCAGGAGAAGAGGCCGACGCGGGGCGCTTCACGCACCGGCCCGCGATGCGCCAACGAATCGCGTGCCGACACATACTCGCGGACCAAGAACGCGACAACTGACGCAGTCACCCCCCACATGCCCCATAGAGCGTACGCGATTCTGAAAGAGTCGCCGGAAAGGACTGCGATGCGAAAGGTCTACACGCAAGCCGTCGATGACCTCAGTACGCTCCCTCTTGAGCCGCCGTTTGTTGGTCGACTGGAGGAGATGGGCATCCTGGCGGCCGCGCTCCAAGACGTTGTGCGCGGAATCGGCCGCGCCATCCTGGTTTCCGGAGAACCGGGAATCGGCAAGACGCGCCTAGCCCGGCACTTTAGCGATCTTGCCCGTACCCGCGGCGTCAACGTTCTATGGGGTCGGTGTTGGGAGACTGGAGGAGCTCCCCCCTACTGGCCGTGGCTAGAGGTAGTGCAGTCTCTACTCGCTACCGGCAGCGACACCCATGGCTTCGACACCGACTCTCTCCTCCAACTTTTGCATGCTACACCCGATTGTCAAAGCACCGAACTATCTACCTCATTCACCGTCACTAGTGACGCGACACGCTTTCGCTTGTTTCACGCGATGGCTTCGCTGCTCCGCAGCTCGTCGCAGCAGGCGCCTCTGGTCATCGTGATTGACGATTTACAGATGGCCGATCGCCCATCACTAGCACTCTTGTCATTCCTCGCGCGAGCACTGATTGATTCAAGAGTACTACTCCTGGGCACGCATCGCGACGTCGATCCTCGTATTGACACATACTTGCGCGATTCTCTCGCCCAACTAGGTTGCCAAGGGCACAAGATCGACCTCTCCGGGCTGACCTCACAAGACGTCAGAGAGCTAGTTCGCACACTGCGCAACGACGCTGACGATATCGCAGGATCCATCTACGCGGCCACTGCGGGCAATCCTCTCTTCGTTGGCGAACTTCTGCGTATGATCGCGACGGAGCAGGGACTCTCGGGTGTGTCCACGGCTCCCTTCAAGATTCCCGCGCGGATCACTGATGCGGTCCGCTTGCGACTGGGCGCTATAAGCACAGAGGCAAGGCATCTACTCGATACGGCCGCCGTAATAGGACGCGAGTTTGATCTCGCGCTTCTCGCATCAGTCGTCGGCCGTTCCGCGAGCGATGCGTTGAACTTCCTCGAGGAACCGCTTCGATACGGCCTCGTAGTGGATCTGCGACCGGGGCACTATGCCTTTCGACATACCCTCATCCGGGATGTGCTTTACGAAGACCTTTCCTCCGATCGTCGACTCCGACTGCACGAACAAGTGGGCCTCGCCATCGCCACTCGAGTATCTACCGATGGACATCCCTATCATACCCAGTGCGCCCACCATCTACTCATTGCCGCACCGCTGTCTCGCGATTACTCCTTCGTAGAGCACGCTGTCCGAGCGGCTGAGCACGCCATGATGCAGATGGCGTTTGAAGACGCTGTGGCGCTCTATCAAAGGACTCTCGATGCCGTTGCAACGGCTCCTCGGGATGATCGACGGCAGTGCCTGTTACTTCTCGGCCTAGGGAGAGCGCAGGAATGGTCCGGACACCTCGAGGGATCGCGCGAGTCCTTTCGTCGCGCAGCTCGCATCGCTCGATCGATTCGGGCAATCGATTTGCTTGTTGAGGCGGCCCTAGGAGTCGGTGCGGTCCTCTCCTTGAAGTTCGTTGCCAGTTCACGATGCGAGGCGGCACCTGATCTACTTCGCGAAGCCCTTGCAGCCGTACCGATCGACGATTCTGGGCGCAGGGCACGGCTACTTAGCCGCCTCGCGCTACACGGGTGCTTCAACCCGGCGGCGACAGACGCTGTCGCACTGAGCGCCGAGGCGGTCCGATTGGGTCGTGCAAGCGGCGACCCTAATACACTCGTGCATGCTCTTGCGGCGCGGCACGGTGTCTTGGTGGGCGCGAGTGATCTGCCTGAGCGCTATGCGATTGCTCGCGAGATACTAAACATTGCGACAAAGATGAACTCTAGCGAGTTCGCAATGCGCGGGTACGCCCTCGCAATTACGGACTTGACTGAGATAGGAGACATAATCGCTCTCGATGACGCACTTGCGGCGCACCAGCAATTGAGTAGCGAGACGGGCGACTCGTTCGAGCGGTGGGCAAACTTGGTATGGCGCGCGATGCGGGCCATGCTGGATGGGCGTTTTGATTATGCAAAACAATTGGCTCACGAGGCGTTCGACTTTGCTACAAGGGTCTCGGGGCCTTACTCGCGCGAGATCTATGCGCAGTTAAGCTTTTCGGGGCAGAAGATCCTCATTGATGAACTTTGCGGTGAGACAGCCCCTGACGTCGTTAATCATTTCCGGGAGCTTCGCGAGCGCTATCCTGAATCGGTAACTCTGCGTGCAGCGCCAGCATTCTTTCTGTCTCGAGCTGGACGATTGGATGATGCACGGCAAGAGCTTTTTGCACTCAGTCGCAACGGGTTTGCCGAACTACCACAGAATGTCACGTGGCTCTTCGGAATATGCCTTCTCGCTGAGGCAGTTCATTACGTTAACGATCGAGATTGGGCAGAGAGTCTCTATAGATTGTTGCTGCCGTACCATGACCGAAACGTCTCGATCAGTGTTGTTGCATGTTTCGGATCGGCACACCGCTTTCTTGGTCTCCTTGCCGCGACGTGTGATCGCTGGCAGGACGCGGCTCGCCATTTTGAGGAAGCCTTGTGCATGAACGGGCGCATGGGGGCTCGGCCCTTTGTTGCGCTAACTTCGTACGATTACGCGCGCCTGATTCCCATCGAGGGCGACGCACTTGCACACAAACGAGCATTGGCACTCGCCGAGGAAGCCCTCCGCATCGCGCGGGACATCGGCATGAAGCGCCTAGCACGCGACACCGAAGAGCTGCGGCGCCGCCTGCTCAAAGCTGCCGCCCACAACGGTCTGCCAGCCAATCGGAACTCGGCGCTACCCCAGCTCACAAAGGAAGGCGAGGTGTGGATCCTCACCGGACACGGCGAGCGCACGTTGCTCAAGGACTCGAAGGGTCTTCAGTACCTCGCCGAGCTCCTTCGTCGCCCTGGTGACGAGCTGCACGCCCTCGAGCTAGTGCGACTCACTGCGCCGCCGCCAGAAGAGGGCGTGTACGACGAATCCCTGGAGGCAAGGGAGGCGGACTTCCAGGCCGAGATCGTCGACGCGCGCGCGCGTCGCGCCTACAAGAAGCGGATCAACGAGCTGACGTGCGAGTTCGAGCGCGCGACCGCGGCCGGGGATCCGGAGAAAGCGACGATACTACACGACGAGCTAACGAAGTTGCGCGATGAGGAACGCCGTATCTTTGGCCTCGGTGACCGTCCGCGTCGCAGCGGAGATGCAGAGCGGGCGCGTCTCAACGTGACACGAACGATCCGCCTCGCGCTCTTGCACGTCCTCGACGCAGCGCCAGCGGTCGGAGCGCACCTTGCCCGCAGCATCCACACGGGCACGTTCTGCAGCTATGCGCCCGAGGGCGAGCTCGAGCGCGGGGTCGGGCCAG containing:
- a CDS encoding AAA family ATPase → MRKVYTQAVDDLSTLPLEPPFVGRLEEMGILAAALQDVVRGIGRAILVSGEPGIGKTRLARHFSDLARTRGVNVLWGRCWETGGAPPYWPWLEVVQSLLATGSDTHGFDTDSLLQLLHATPDCQSTELSTSFTVTSDATRFRLFHAMASLLRSSSQQAPLVIVIDDLQMADRPSLALLSFLARALIDSRVLLLGTHRDVDPRIDTYLRDSLAQLGCQGHKIDLSGLTSQDVRELVRTLRNDADDIAGSIYAATAGNPLFVGELLRMIATEQGLSGVSTAPFKIPARITDAVRLRLGAISTEARHLLDTAAVIGREFDLALLASVVGRSASDALNFLEEPLRYGLVVDLRPGHYAFRHTLIRDVLYEDLSSDRRLRLHEQVGLAIATRVSTDGHPYHTQCAHHLLIAAPLSRDYSFVEHAVRAAEHAMMQMAFEDAVALYQRTLDAVATAPRDDRRQCLLLLGLGRAQEWSGHLEGSRESFRRAARIARSIRAIDLLVEAALGVGAVLSLKFVASSRCEAAPDLLREALAAVPIDDSGRRARLLSRLALHGCFNPAATDAVALSAEAVRLGRASGDPNTLVHALAARHGVLVGASDLPERYAIAREILNIATKMNSSEFAMRGYALAITDLTEIGDIIALDDALAAHQQLSSETGDSFERWANLVWRAMRAMLDGRFDYAKQLAHEAFDFATRVSGPYSREIYAQLSFSGQKILIDELCGETAPDVVNHFRELRERYPESVTLRAAPAFFLSRAGRLDDARQELFALSRNGFAELPQNVTWLFGICLLAEAVHYVNDRDWAESLYRLLLPYHDRNVSISVVACFGSAHRFLGLLAATCDRWQDAARHFEEALCMNGRMGARPFVALTSYDYARLIPIEGDALAHKRALALAEEALRIARDIGMKRLARDTEELRRRLLKAAAHNGLPANRNSALPQLTKEGEVWILTGHGERTLLKDSKGLQYLAELLRRPGDELHALELVRLTAPPPEEGVYDESLEAREADFQAEIVDARARRAYKKRINELTCEFERATAAGDPEKATILHDELTKLRDEERRIFGLGDRPRRSGDAERARLNVTRTIRLALLHVLDAAPAVGAHLARSIHTGTFCSYAPEGELERGVGPVVAAAPSPPT